The sequence GGTTCGGGGTCGCCGAACTGTTCGCGCAACAGATCACGGGCACGGTAGACCGCGCCCATGCCACCGACACCGAGCAGGCGCTCGATGTGATAGCGACCGTTGAGAATATCCGGTAACGGGCCGATGCTGATGGGCTCCGGTGCGGGAGCTTCTTCGCTCTGTCCGAAGGCGAAATGAGTCAGGTCGGACAGGTTGTCCTCGTCCTTGAGTGGGGCAGTCACGGGGACCTCCATTGAGTTCATCGGCGAATGACTACTGCGCTGATGTTGTCACGGGCGGGGCCGTCGAGTGCCAGTTCGAACATCCGTTCGAGTGCCAGCGAAGTCGAAGGCAGGCTCAGGGCATTGCCCAGCATGGTGCTGGACATGCTTTGGTACAGCCCGTCGCTGCACAGCAGCAGAGTGTCCCCGGGGTAGACGGTGAACTCCACTACTTCCAGAACCAGCGTTTCGCTGGCACCTACGGCCCGGGTCAGGGCGTGTGCGCCAGGTTGGCTGGCGGCCTGTTCGGCGCTCATCTGCTGTTCCTGCATCAGTTGCTGGAGCAGTGAGTGATCGCGCGACATCTGATACAGATTGCCGCTACGCCACAGGTAGCAGCGGCTGTCACCGGCCCAGACACAGACGGCGCGGTCGCCTTCGACCAGCAGGGCAACCACCGTGCTGCCGATTACCGGGTCGGGTTTGTCCGCGGTCAGGGTGAGCTCCTTGCCTAGCCGACGGTTGAGGTCATGCAGGGCCTGGCGCAGCTCCTTGACCCGCCGGTCAAGGTCACTGCCGCCCGGCAGTTCGGCCAGTCGTTCGACGATCATGCGGCTGGCCAGGGCGCCGTTCTGGTGCCCACCCATACCATCGGCGACGACCCACAGGCCACGTTCTGGCAGCGCCAGGAAAGCGTCTTCATTGCGCGCCCGTACCTTGCCTGTGTCGGTACGGGCGGAACTGCGCCAGGGAGTCAACAAATCCATCAGATCCTCGCTGGCAGGTTGAATCTGCGCAGCAGACTCAGGTCGAACGGGTTCGGCGAGCGTTGGCTGTGCAGCAGGTAATTGGCCCGCATGCCACCGAGATTGGCCTTGAGGATAAGCACATCCCGATCAGTGTGATGGTCAACCTCCAATTGATCGAGCAGACGGAACAGCGACCAGGCGCCGCTGTTCTGATCCAGACTCATGCGCCGACCACCCAGATCTTCGACCGTCAGGCTGCTGCGGCTGTTGTCATCGGCGGGCCAGCGGAATGCGGTCTGGATGATCGGGCCATGGCGGTACTCGAGACTCTGGTTGCCTAGCCTGAAATTGGCCCGGCCCAGGTTGGAGTCAAGCATGATGGGCTCCAGGCGGAACTGTACCAGTGGCTCATTGGGGTTCTCGGCAAAGAAGCTGCGACGAATAGTTTCGGCGCGGCCCATCTGGGCGAGAAACTCGCGTGATACCGGCAAACCTCGACCATCGACCTGGCGCAGGCGGTACTGGCCAGCGCTGCCGGTAACAAAGGGCTTGAGGTAACGATCGAAGAAGGTGTCAACCGTACCTTGTGGTTTGAAGAACTCACGGAAATCCGCCAGCGCCACTTCGCTCTCGGTCTCGGTGCTGAACGGGTAGCGTTGACCGACCGAGCGGCGGTAGGCAGCCAGCAGTTCGCTACGATAGCGCTGATTGATGTGTTGATAGGCATCATTCAAAACCAGCAACCAGGTATCGGCGGCCAGGGCGTTGAACCACTTGTCGACCGGTTGCGGCAGACGGGCGGCGCTGGCGCGGACCTGATTGATGGCGTCCTGCTGGCCGGCGACCCGGGCGCGAGCCATGTCGAAAGCCGCCTGCTCGGGAGCGCTGGCGTGCGCCAGGCTGTTGAGCTGTCCCTGCATGGCGTCCAGCGCCTGCAGGGCGTTGACCAGCTCTGGGCCTGGGTTGCCGTCCTGATTCAACAGTTGATGCAGGGCCTCGAAGCGGCGCTCCAATGCTCGTTGAGCCGCACTCGGGCTGCGAGTACTGGTGTCGTTGCTGTCGCTCAGGCTCAATTGGGTGTTCAGACGCACCTCTTCAAGCGCCTTGATGATCGGTGAGTTGGCTGAGGTCAGGCTGCTGAGCTGCTGCGCGCCCTCGCTGACACCAGCCATGGGGTCTACCGCCAGCAGGGCCAGTGCCTCGGTCCAGTAGTTGGCGTAATCGGCAAAGTACAGCTGCTCCATTTCTGCCATCAGGCGACGCAGGTCCTGGGCGCTGAGCGTATCGCTGTCACCCAGTACCCAGTTGTCGCGCAGCATGTTCTGCACCAGATCACCGCCCTGGGCAATGAACATCTGCTGATAGCCGTTGCGGGTGTAGAAGCCGGGAATGATGTTCTGAGCACTGGTCAGCAGGGCACCACGTGGTCCGAGTTGATTGATCATGCGGTACTCCGGCAGCCGTGCAGCCTGCTCACGAAGCATGCGATACAACACGCTGGCCAAAGATTCGCTGCGTAAGTACTGACGGGCTTCGGCAACCAGTTCCCGGTCAGTCTGGTAGGGCAGGAACGGGCCTTCGAGCAGCCGGGCGAAATGGGTGTTCAGCCCGGTCTGGACACGGGTGTTGCCGGTGTAGCGCTGAGACCAGTCGGCGGCCATCCATTCTTTCAGATACTCCGGGTCACGTCGCTCGGCATAGTGCAGCATCAGATAGGCGCGCAGGCTGCCGAACAGCTTTTCGCGATCATGGAGGCTGGACAGCATTTGTGCTTCCAGGCGCTGGCCAACCCGCTGCAGCAGCAGGTTTTCCAGGGCCTGACGATAATCGTCGTACAGCGCCGGGTTGACCTCGTCGCCCTGGAACAGTCCGTAACGCTCACGCCAGCGGGTATCGCTACGCGGGGCGAAGACCTGAGTAGCCTGATAGCGGGTATCAAGAGTCGCCAGTAACTGGTCGATATTGTCGCCTGCCGGTACTTGCCGTTGCTGGCGGTCCAGTTTCTGGGACAGGTCGCGCAGTTGTTCGAGTTTGCCATGGTTGTTGGAGAAGCTGCTGGCCCAACCCAGGCCAAACAGGACCAGGCAGGCGGCGGCACTGGCGTAGAGGATGCGCTGGCGCCAGTCGATGCGCTTGATTTCGCGCTGATCAAGACCGGCCAGGGCTGATTCGGGAAAGATCACCCGGCTCAACAGATGCTTGATGAAGCGCGGCCGGCCGCTGCGCACGGTTGGCAGTTCGCGGCCTGATGGACCGAGGTTGCGGCCAATGCTGGCGGTCATGGGATCGATGTCGCCCTGCAGTTGCGGCGCACTGGTCAGGTAGAACCCGCGCAACTGACTGGCCCGCTGGTAGCGGTTGCCGGAGAAGGCCAGTTCGATGAACAGGTTGAGTGACTCGCCAATCCGGCTGAGCTGGTGCGGAAAGTCAAGGATGCGGCCGCGACGCTGGGTGTCACGCTCCTGATGCATGCGCATGATTACCTGGCTGTTGAGCCTGCGCAGCAGTTCCTCGAACTCCTGGCGTACCACCTGAATGTCGGTGCCGTTTTGCTCCTGGCGGAAGGTAGCGCCCAGTACCTGGTCGCTTTCATCGCTGGACAGTTGGTCGAAGTACTCATCAAAACCAGGCAGGCGGTCGGCCTTGCTCAGCACCAGGTAGACCGGCACATCGACGCCGAGTTTCTGGTTGACATCGAGCAGCCGCTGGCGGGTCTGGCGGGCCAGATTCTCCAGCTCCAGTTCGTTGTCACTGAGCAGTTGTTCTACCGGCAGGTTCACCACTACACCATTGAGTGGGCGAGGGCGGCGATTGCGCAGCAGCCCGATCAGGGTCTGCCAGCCGATATTGTCAACCTGCGGGTCGGGCTGGTTCAGGTAACGGCCGGTGGTATCGATCAGTACCGCATGCTCGGCAAAGTACCAGTCGGCGTAGCGGGTGCCGGTGATCTCCCGGTTGGGGCGTTGCTCACCCTTGTTGAGTGGAAACTCCAGGCCGGAGAAGTCCAGCAGACTGGTCTTTCCGCTGGCCTGGGGGCCGATCAGCAGGTACCACGGCAACTCCTTGCGCCAGCGCTCGCTGCGGCCTTTGTACAGACTGGAGCGGCTGAGAGTACGCATGGCCTGCTTGAAGCGGCTGTGCAGTTCGAGCTGCTCTTCGACGATCAGGCTTTCACGGCGAATGCGCTCCTGGGCATCGGCATCATCCTCTTCGGCCTGTTTGCGCTTGTTGGCCTTCCAACTGATGAACACCAGGCTCAGGCCCCAGATCAGAAACAGCGTGCTGATGGTCAGCAGTCGACTGACCGCCGAGCCCCAGGGCTCGCGACCATTGATCGCCAGCGCTGGGCCGGCAAACCAGACCAGGCTGGCCAGGGCCAGGACCAGTACCAGGCTCCATACCCAGTCACGCCTGAACAGGCCCATGCCTTTGAGAAGAAGGGTTTTGACGTTCATTGCAAATCATCCCTGAAGGTACTGTCAGTGGGGCTGGTGTGCAGGCTCTCATAGCTCTGCATGATGCTTTGGCGCTGCTCGCTGAGCACCCAGCTGAAGCCGCCATACATGATGGCCAGACACAGCAGGGTGAACAGGGTAATGGCCCACCAGGGCACGACCCGGACAAAGTGGCCGCGGGCATCCTTGAGGCCTTGCCAGTGTGGCGAGATATCGCGGGGGATGTCGCCCCGTAACTGGCGAATCTGCCGATACAGGCTGTCGCGGATCACCTCCAGTTCCAGGGTTCCGCGTGGCATGACGCGGTACTTGCCCTCGAAACCAAGCGACAGGCACAGGTACATCAGTTCCAGTAGGTGCAGGTGCTTGACCGGATTGCGCGACAGACGCTCCAGCAGTTGGAAAAATTTCTCGCCTCCGAAGGTTTCATTGTGAAAGCTGCTGAGCAGGCTCATTTGCGACCAGGCGCTTTCGTTGCCCCAGGGAGTGGTCACCACAGCTTCGTCAATCGCAGTACAGAGCACGTAGCGGGCGGCCATGACTTCACTGCTGTCGCCGCCGTCCTGCAGGGCCCGGTGCTCGAACAGCTTGATTTCAGCGACCAGTCGGTCCTTGAGGGCGTGCAGGTCTTCGGCCTGGTAGCTGTTCTTCAGTCGTACCACTTCCGATAGCAGTGCCGCAGCGACAGCAATCAGCGGGTTGAGGCTCAGATTGACGCCTTCACTGGCGCGCCGGCGGGTGGCGTAAATCATCCGCTGGTCGATCTTTTCCAGCTTCGGCGGTGCGGAGAAGTCGGTCAGAGGCGTCTTCGCCGGCAGGTCGCCGTTGCGGTTGAGGATGACCGTCTGGTCGTCCTGGCTGTAATCCATTTCCTTGATCATGATCTCAGTTCCTGATGGCCCAGAATTTCAGCTCCAGTTCGGGGAAGTCGCCGGAAACGTGGAAGGCGAAGCCGCCCGAGCGCTCCAGTTGCGCCAGTTCCTCGGAGTTGAGTTCCAGCGCGAAATAGGTTTTGCCCGAATGGAAAGGGATCTGCCGTGGCGCCACCGGCAGCGGTTTGACCCGGATGCCGGGCAGGTGCAGGTTGACCAGTTGGCGGATACGCTCGACCGGGCCAATCTTCAGGTGCGCCGGCAAGCGCTGGCGCAGTTCCTCGGAGTCGCACTGGGCGCTGGCGGCCAGGACGAACGAGGAGGTGCCCAGCAGCTTGTGATCCTTGAGCGGCGAGACCTGGATGCCGTACTGGCGTTGCTGCAGGTCCAGCTCCACGGCATGCTGTTCGAGCACCATCGACAGCACCTGGCGGATTGCGTCCATCAGCTTGCGGAAGCTGTTGCCCTGGTCGCTGTGCAGGTAGCGGCTGTCGAGCTTGGGGCGCTTGCTCTCGCTGGAGAAGGTCGACAGTTCACCGAGCAGGCCGAGCAGCTCGCGGTACAGCAGCTCCGGATGCAGTTGTTCGGCGGCCAGATGATGGCGCAGGATCGGTTCGTGGCGATTGATTAGTTGCAGCATCATGAAGTCGCCAACCTCAGCTCCGCTGACCTTGCCACTGGCGCGGATACGCTCGGCGAGGATGTCGCCCCGGTGGGTGAGCATGCTGATGACTTCCTTCAGGCACGACAACAGAAAACTGTTGGCATGCAGGTGCAGGAACGTTGGTACGAAGTCGGCGTCCAGACTGACCACGCCATCGGGGGTGGTATCGAGGATGTGACACAGCTTGATCTTGACGAAAGCCGGGTCGTCCACCTCGTTGCCCATCAGCAGGCGGAAGTCCTGCAGGGCGCAACTGATCTGGCTGACGGTGTTGTCGCCGGCGTTGGAGTCGGTGACTGACTCTTCGCTGGCCAGGTAGCGGGCCAGCACATCCTTCTGCTCCGCACGCCGGGCCTCGACATGATTGCCGGTAACCAGGGGCAAGGCCAGGTACACCGCGCTGTTGCTGGTGTTCGCAGGCACATCAAGGGCTAGCGGCTCGCGCTCGGCGCCCAGTTCGAACAGGCTGCCATCAGGCAGAATGCCGCTGGCCTGGCTGACTACCAGCTTGCCCATGGCCAGGAACTGGCGATCAATCTCCAGCCCGAAAAACCCCCAGGCCGCTGTATGCAACTGCTGAGTGCGGGTCTTGAACTGGTGGTCGTAATACCGGTCGTTTTGCTGGAAATGCTGCGGGCGCAGCAGCATGCCTTCGTGCCAGACTACTTTCTGTGTTGTCATGGCTCAGTTCCCGTTACCGCGACCGCCAGCCTGGGGGCGGATGCTCAGTTCATCGAGATACAGCGTGACCTGATTGCGGTTGCCCTGGCGCAGAGGAATCACGGTGCGCCAGTCGGCTTCCGGCAGATTGCGGTAGGCTGCCAGAACGCCAATGTAGCGCCCCTGGTCCGTTGTGGTCAGTTTCAGGGTTTGCTGCTCGCCGGGACGCAGTTCCAGCTCTTCATGAGCCACCAGATCCAGCGCCATCACTTCCTGCGGTTGCTGGTAGAGGGCGAAGAACTCGGCGTGCTCGAACGCCACCGGGTTCTTCAACTCGTACAGACGGATCACGATCGGCGATGGGCGACCATGCAGATCGGGATTCAGTGTGCGGCTACCTTCCAGGGTCAGGTCGATCCGGGTGTTTGGGCCCGAGCCCAGCGAAGCACAACCGGTCAGAGCGAGCAGGGGCAGCAGTAGCGAAATTACGGCAATACGCAACATGGTGATCATCCTTGGATATCGGTATTGAGGGTGGCGATTAGACGAATCTGTTCTTCGTAGGCAGTGGCAAAGTCACGAGCGAACAGACGCTTGCTCCAGTCGTCGTTGCTCTGCATCGCCAGGTACAGCTTGGTGTAGGCACGCCAGCGGCCGCCGGCGGTATTGAGCAGGGATTTGCTCTCGCGCTCAAAACGCAAGGTCAGCTGTTCGGGTGACAGGTGCTCGAACATGGCCTTGACCGCGCTGCGGCTGGCGGCGCTGAGTGCTACCTGATGGGCCTGCAGATCCCGGAAGGCGCGACTTACGGCATGGGCGGCGGGCATCTTGCCTGGCTCTTGTTGGCGCAGCAGGGCGGTCAGGGCCTCGCTGCTGTCAGCCGTGTGCTTGATCGGGTTATTGCCAGAGGTTTGCACCGTGGTTTGTGCCAGGCGCATTTCCGCCTTCAGTTCGCTGCGGGTCTTGAGCGTCTGTTGCAGGTTGCCAATGCTTTGCTTGAGCA is a genomic window of Halopseudomonas phragmitis containing:
- a CDS encoding PP2C family protein-serine/threonine phosphatase — its product is MDLLTPWRSSARTDTGKVRARNEDAFLALPERGLWVVADGMGGHQNGALASRMIVERLAELPGGSDLDRRVKELRQALHDLNRRLGKELTLTADKPDPVIGSTVVALLVEGDRAVCVWAGDSRCYLWRSGNLYQMSRDHSLLQQLMQEQQMSAEQAASQPGAHALTRAVGASETLVLEVVEFTVYPGDTLLLCSDGLYQSMSSTMLGNALSLPSTSLALERMFELALDGPARDNISAVVIRR
- the tssK gene encoding type VI secretion system baseplate subunit TssK, with protein sequence MTTQKVVWHEGMLLRPQHFQQNDRYYDHQFKTRTQQLHTAAWGFFGLEIDRQFLAMGKLVVSQASGILPDGSLFELGAEREPLALDVPANTSNSAVYLALPLVTGNHVEARRAEQKDVLARYLASEESVTDSNAGDNTVSQISCALQDFRLLMGNEVDDPAFVKIKLCHILDTTPDGVVSLDADFVPTFLHLHANSFLLSCLKEVISMLTHRGDILAERIRASGKVSGAEVGDFMMLQLINRHEPILRHHLAAEQLHPELLYRELLGLLGELSTFSSESKRPKLDSRYLHSDQGNSFRKLMDAIRQVLSMVLEQHAVELDLQQRQYGIQVSPLKDHKLLGTSSFVLAASAQCDSEELRQRLPAHLKIGPVERIRQLVNLHLPGIRVKPLPVAPRQIPFHSGKTYFALELNSEELAQLERSGGFAFHVSGDFPELELKFWAIRN
- the tssJ gene encoding type VI secretion system lipoprotein TssJ; the protein is MLRIAVISLLLPLLALTGCASLGSGPNTRIDLTLEGSRTLNPDLHGRPSPIVIRLYELKNPVAFEHAEFFALYQQPQEVMALDLVAHEELELRPGEQQTLKLTTTDQGRYIGVLAAYRNLPEADWRTVIPLRQGNRNQVTLYLDELSIRPQAGGRGNGN
- the icmH gene encoding type IVB secretion system protein IcmH/DotU, whose translation is MIKEMDYSQDDQTVILNRNGDLPAKTPLTDFSAPPKLEKIDQRMIYATRRRASEGVNLSLNPLIAVAAALLSEVVRLKNSYQAEDLHALKDRLVAEIKLFEHRALQDGGDSSEVMAARYVLCTAIDEAVVTTPWGNESAWSQMSLLSSFHNETFGGEKFFQLLERLSRNPVKHLHLLELMYLCLSLGFEGKYRVMPRGTLELEVIRDSLYRQIRQLRGDIPRDISPHWQGLKDARGHFVRVVPWWAITLFTLLCLAIMYGGFSWVLSEQRQSIMQSYESLHTSPTDSTFRDDLQ
- the tssM gene encoding type VI secretion system membrane subunit TssM; the protein is MNVKTLLLKGMGLFRRDWVWSLVLVLALASLVWFAGPALAINGREPWGSAVSRLLTISTLFLIWGLSLVFISWKANKRKQAEEDDADAQERIRRESLIVEEQLELHSRFKQAMRTLSRSSLYKGRSERWRKELPWYLLIGPQASGKTSLLDFSGLEFPLNKGEQRPNREITGTRYADWYFAEHAVLIDTTGRYLNQPDPQVDNIGWQTLIGLLRNRRPRPLNGVVVNLPVEQLLSDNELELENLARQTRQRLLDVNQKLGVDVPVYLVLSKADRLPGFDEYFDQLSSDESDQVLGATFRQEQNGTDIQVVRQEFEELLRRLNSQVIMRMHQERDTQRRGRILDFPHQLSRIGESLNLFIELAFSGNRYQRASQLRGFYLTSAPQLQGDIDPMTASIGRNLGPSGRELPTVRSGRPRFIKHLLSRVIFPESALAGLDQREIKRIDWRQRILYASAAACLVLFGLGWASSFSNNHGKLEQLRDLSQKLDRQQRQVPAGDNIDQLLATLDTRYQATQVFAPRSDTRWRERYGLFQGDEVNPALYDDYRQALENLLLQRVGQRLEAQMLSSLHDREKLFGSLRAYLMLHYAERRDPEYLKEWMAADWSQRYTGNTRVQTGLNTHFARLLEGPFLPYQTDRELVAEARQYLRSESLASVLYRMLREQAARLPEYRMINQLGPRGALLTSAQNIIPGFYTRNGYQQMFIAQGGDLVQNMLRDNWVLGDSDTLSAQDLRRLMAEMEQLYFADYANYWTEALALLAVDPMAGVSEGAQQLSSLTSANSPIIKALEEVRLNTQLSLSDSNDTSTRSPSAAQRALERRFEALHQLLNQDGNPGPELVNALQALDAMQGQLNSLAHASAPEQAAFDMARARVAGQQDAINQVRASAARLPQPVDKWFNALAADTWLLVLNDAYQHINQRYRSELLAAYRRSVGQRYPFSTETESEVALADFREFFKPQGTVDTFFDRYLKPFVTGSAGQYRLRQVDGRGLPVSREFLAQMGRAETIRRSFFAENPNEPLVQFRLEPIMLDSNLGRANFRLGNQSLEYRHGPIIQTAFRWPADDNSRSSLTVEDLGGRRMSLDQNSGAWSLFRLLDQLEVDHHTDRDVLILKANLGGMRANYLLHSQRSPNPFDLSLLRRFNLPARI